The Catenulispora sp. EB89 genome includes a region encoding these proteins:
- a CDS encoding beta-N-acetylhexosaminidase, producing MDAPEISIIPKPLHIQAGSGRLMFDSAVVVNASVGHAELGPEGYQLTVDDNGITFLAGTKTGIFYAEKTLMQLLPPASLRTDAGDKAWPLPHVQITDVPRFRWRGAMLDVARHFLPKRDVLRFLDLMALHKLNVLHFHLTEDQGWRIEIKQYPKLTEVGGWRRETVGDGRPHGGFYTQDDIREIVAYATERHITVVPEIDLPGHSTAAIAAYPELGNQDVPSAQEPREVWTEFGIAKTVLNVEDATIEFYKTVLDEVCELFPGEFVCLGGDECPKDEWKASARAQARKAELGLATEEDLQAWFMNQLGAHVSAKGRKLLGWDEILEGELFPGTVVSAWRSTEYAVEAARRGHDTLTSPTRWVYFDYRQSDADGEPGAPWAAPTSLEQAYSFEPVPEDLPEELAGHVIGSEATLWSEYIPDARIHDYQSWPRLAAFCETVWSAPGRDYAEFLPRLTKHLERLDALGVEYRPLDGPHPWQKQPAPRWREDPHEAGE from the coding sequence ATGGACGCGCCCGAGATCTCGATCATCCCCAAGCCGCTGCACATACAGGCCGGATCCGGCCGGCTCATGTTCGACTCCGCTGTCGTCGTGAACGCCTCCGTCGGCCACGCCGAACTCGGCCCCGAGGGCTACCAGCTGACCGTGGACGACAACGGCATCACGTTCCTGGCCGGCACCAAGACCGGGATCTTCTACGCCGAGAAGACCCTGATGCAGCTCCTGCCCCCGGCCTCGCTGCGCACCGACGCCGGCGACAAGGCCTGGCCCCTCCCCCACGTGCAGATCACCGACGTCCCGCGCTTCCGCTGGCGCGGCGCGATGCTGGACGTGGCCCGGCACTTCCTGCCCAAGCGCGACGTGCTGCGCTTCCTGGACCTGATGGCGCTGCACAAGCTGAACGTGCTGCACTTCCACCTGACCGAGGACCAGGGCTGGCGCATTGAGATCAAGCAGTACCCGAAGCTCACCGAGGTCGGCGGCTGGCGCCGGGAGACGGTCGGCGACGGCAGGCCGCACGGCGGCTTCTACACCCAGGACGACATCCGCGAGATCGTCGCCTACGCCACCGAGCGGCACATCACGGTGGTGCCGGAGATCGACCTCCCCGGGCACTCCACGGCCGCCATCGCCGCCTACCCCGAGCTGGGCAACCAGGACGTGCCGAGCGCCCAGGAGCCGCGCGAGGTGTGGACGGAGTTCGGCATCGCCAAGACGGTGCTGAACGTCGAGGACGCGACCATCGAGTTCTACAAGACCGTCCTGGACGAGGTCTGCGAGCTGTTCCCGGGCGAGTTCGTCTGCCTCGGCGGCGACGAGTGCCCGAAGGACGAGTGGAAGGCCAGCGCGCGGGCCCAGGCCCGCAAGGCCGAGCTGGGGCTGGCGACCGAGGAGGACCTGCAGGCCTGGTTCATGAACCAGCTCGGCGCGCACGTCTCGGCCAAGGGCCGCAAGCTGCTGGGCTGGGACGAGATCCTGGAGGGCGAGCTGTTCCCGGGCACCGTCGTGTCCGCGTGGCGCAGCACCGAGTACGCGGTCGAGGCGGCCCGGCGCGGCCACGACACCCTGACCAGCCCGACCCGGTGGGTCTACTTCGACTACCGGCAGTCCGACGCGGACGGCGAGCCCGGCGCGCCCTGGGCCGCGCCGACGTCGCTGGAGCAGGCGTACAGCTTCGAGCCGGTCCCCGAGGACCTGCCCGAGGAGCTGGCGGGCCACGTCATCGGCTCCGAAGCCACGCTGTGGAGCGAGTACATCCCGGACGCCCGGATCCACGACTACCAGTCCTGGCCGCGCCTGGCGGCCTTCTGCGAGACGGTGTGGTCCGCGCCGGGCCGGGACTACGCCGAGTTCCTGCCGCGTCTGACGAAGCACCTGGAGCGCCTGGACGCGCTGGGGGTGGAGTACCGGCCGCTGGACGGGCCGCATCCGTGGCAGAAGCAGCCGGCGCCGCGCTGGCGGGAGGACCCGCACGAGGCGGGCGAATAG
- a CDS encoding DNA repair helicase XPB — MTCLIVQSDKTLLLEIDHPQAEECRRDIAPFAELERSPEHIHTYRITPLALWNARAAGHDAEQVIDALLRHTRYPVPHSLLVDIADTMDRYGRLRLLQHPTHGLVLETTDVPVLEEVVRHKKVQPLIGERLDEHTIKVHPSERGTLKQVLLKVGWPAEDLAGYVDGEHHDIALREDGWTLRPYQKEAAEGFRHGGSGVIVLPCGAGKTIVGAAAMAGVEATTLILVTNTVSVHQWRKELLKRTTLTEDEIGEYSGARKEIRPVTIATYQVLTRKTKGVYANLELFDARDWGLIVYDEVHLLPAPVFRFTADIQSRRRLGLTATLVREDGLEGEVFSLIGPKRFDAPWKDIEAQGYIAPADCVEVRVTLTDHERLRYASSEQEEKYRIASTTATKSKLVEALVKKHAGEPTLVIGQYLEQLDDLGERLNAPVLKGTTPVKERERLYEGFRTGEIPTLVVSKVANFSVDLPEASVAIQVSGTFGSRQEEAQRLGRVLRPKADGRGARFYAVVSRDTVDQEYAAHRQRFLAEQGYAYRIADADDVFAGKEI, encoded by the coding sequence GTGACCTGCCTGATCGTCCAGTCCGACAAAACTCTCCTGCTCGAGATCGACCACCCTCAGGCCGAGGAGTGCCGCCGCGACATCGCCCCGTTCGCCGAACTGGAGCGGTCCCCGGAGCACATCCACACCTACCGCATCACCCCGCTGGCGCTGTGGAACGCGCGCGCCGCCGGCCACGACGCCGAGCAGGTCATCGACGCGCTGCTGCGGCACACCCGGTACCCGGTGCCGCACTCGCTGCTGGTCGACATCGCCGACACCATGGACCGCTACGGCCGTCTCCGGCTGCTCCAGCACCCGACGCACGGCCTGGTCCTGGAGACCACCGACGTCCCGGTCCTGGAGGAAGTGGTCCGGCACAAGAAGGTGCAGCCGCTGATCGGCGAGCGCCTGGACGAGCACACCATCAAGGTCCACCCCTCCGAACGCGGCACCCTCAAGCAGGTCCTGCTGAAGGTCGGCTGGCCCGCCGAGGACCTCGCGGGCTACGTGGACGGCGAACACCACGACATCGCCCTGCGCGAGGACGGCTGGACCCTGCGCCCGTACCAGAAGGAGGCCGCCGAAGGCTTCCGCCACGGCGGCTCCGGCGTGATCGTCCTCCCCTGCGGCGCGGGCAAGACGATCGTCGGCGCGGCCGCGATGGCCGGCGTCGAGGCGACGACGCTGATCCTGGTGACCAACACGGTCAGCGTCCACCAGTGGCGCAAGGAACTCCTGAAGCGCACCACGCTCACCGAGGACGAGATCGGCGAATACTCCGGCGCCCGCAAGGAGATCCGCCCGGTCACCATCGCCACCTACCAGGTCCTCACCCGCAAGACCAAGGGCGTCTACGCCAACCTGGAACTGTTCGACGCCCGCGACTGGGGCCTGATCGTCTACGACGAGGTCCACCTCCTGCCGGCCCCGGTCTTCCGCTTCACCGCCGACATCCAGTCCCGCCGCCGCCTCGGCCTGACCGCCACCCTGGTCCGCGAGGACGGCCTGGAAGGCGAGGTCTTCTCCCTGATCGGCCCCAAGCGCTTCGACGCCCCCTGGAAGGACATCGAAGCCCAGGGCTACATCGCCCCGGCGGACTGCGTGGAGGTCCGCGTCACCCTGACCGACCACGAACGCCTCCGCTACGCGAGCTCCGAGCAGGAGGAGAAGTACCGCATCGCCTCCACCACCGCGACCAAGTCGAAGCTCGTCGAAGCCCTGGTGAAGAAGCACGCAGGCGAGCCGACCCTGGTCATCGGCCAGTACCTGGAGCAACTGGACGACCTCGGCGAACGCCTGAACGCTCCGGTCCTGAAGGGCACCACCCCGGTGAAGGAGCGCGAGCGCCTGTACGAAGGCTTCCGCACCGGCGAGATCCCCACCCTGGTGGTGTCGAAGGTCGCGAACTTCTCGGTCGACCTGCCCGAGGCGAGCGTCGCGATCCAGGTGTCCGGCACCTTCGGCTCCCGCCAGGAGGAGGCACAGCGGCTCGGGCGCGTCCTGCGCCCGAAGGCCGACGGACGCGGCGCGCGGTTCTACGCGGTGGTGTCGCGCGACACCGTGGACCAGGAGTACGCGGCGCACCGGCAGCGGTTCCTGGCTGAGCAGGGGTACGCGTACCGGATCGCCGACGCGGACGATGTGTTCGCCGGCAAGGAGATTTAG
- a CDS encoding AAA family ATPase — MPESSDAADPIVVGEQSHLEASRAALKAMREDALTLKAQGGNAVSTENLLAALRARAKALMDDPNVPLFFGRLDYGDSADAGEFRTERYYIGRRHVHDATGEPMVIDWRAPVSTAFYRATPKVPMGLDRRRRFGFAYGAITGYEDEPLSDAAGAAGGAASGAVAPAGQPGASRILTDEIERPRSGPMRDIVSTIQPEQDEIVRADVNVSVCVQGAPGTGKTAVGLHRVAFLLYAHRDRLRRGGSLVVGPNKEFLKYIEQVLPALGEIEVGQTTVDDLVARVKITAQDPAEAGVVKGDARMAQVLHNVIWSRLRTAQEALPDGIMIVRGSRRWRVPASEIDELIEATKERDVRYGAGRAMLAPRIAHAVLYRMEVAGETTDDRTQNAVARTSEVRKAVDLLWPAIDPLKVVFELYADAEVLAAAAEGILTAEEQAAILWTATRPKAPRSAGTAKWSSADAVLIDEAHDQLDRLPSLAHVVLDEAQDLSAMQYRAVGRRCSTGSVTVLGDIAQGTTPWATPSWAETLKHLGKPEAVIEELTLGFRVPRQIIDFAAKLLPDAAPGLLPPTSVRQQGGALEIDAVPSEADLVGTMVTAAQLALTLQEGSIGLIAADARVAEVAAALSAEGVEHTVLGSEPAAPAIEGATETEAELVESLLAETVGPRLIVVPATLAKGLEYDQVLVLEPAEIVAAEPRGLRRLYVVLTRAVSRLHVVHSAALPVQLTGTDF, encoded by the coding sequence ATGCCCGAATCCAGCGATGCCGCTGATCCGATCGTGGTCGGCGAGCAGTCCCATCTCGAAGCGTCCCGCGCCGCGCTGAAGGCGATGCGCGAGGACGCACTGACTCTGAAGGCCCAGGGCGGCAACGCCGTCTCGACCGAGAACCTCCTCGCCGCCCTGAGGGCCCGGGCCAAGGCGCTGATGGACGATCCGAACGTCCCGTTGTTCTTCGGCCGGCTCGACTACGGCGACAGCGCCGACGCCGGCGAGTTCCGTACCGAGCGCTACTACATCGGGCGGCGGCACGTGCACGACGCCACCGGCGAGCCGATGGTCATCGACTGGCGTGCGCCGGTCTCGACCGCCTTCTACCGGGCGACGCCGAAGGTGCCGATGGGCCTGGACCGGCGACGGCGCTTCGGGTTCGCGTACGGGGCCATCACCGGTTACGAGGACGAGCCGCTGTCCGACGCCGCGGGGGCTGCCGGGGGCGCCGCTTCCGGTGCGGTCGCGCCCGCCGGGCAGCCCGGCGCCAGCCGCATCCTGACCGACGAGATCGAGCGTCCGCGCTCGGGGCCGATGCGCGACATCGTGTCGACGATCCAGCCGGAGCAGGACGAGATCGTCCGGGCCGACGTCAACGTCAGCGTCTGCGTCCAGGGGGCGCCCGGCACCGGGAAGACCGCGGTCGGGCTGCACCGCGTCGCCTTCCTGCTCTACGCGCACCGCGACCGGCTGCGCCGGGGCGGCTCGCTGGTCGTCGGGCCCAACAAGGAGTTCCTGAAGTACATCGAGCAGGTGCTGCCCGCGCTCGGTGAGATCGAGGTCGGCCAGACCACGGTCGACGACCTGGTGGCCCGGGTGAAGATCACGGCTCAGGACCCCGCGGAAGCCGGCGTCGTCAAGGGCGACGCGCGGATGGCGCAGGTGCTGCACAACGTCATCTGGTCGCGGCTGCGCACGGCTCAGGAAGCGTTGCCGGACGGGATCATGATCGTCCGCGGCTCCCGGCGGTGGCGCGTCCCGGCCTCCGAGATCGACGAGCTGATCGAGGCCACCAAGGAGCGCGACGTCCGCTACGGCGCCGGGCGCGCCATGCTCGCGCCCCGCATCGCGCACGCGGTTCTGTACCGGATGGAGGTCGCCGGGGAGACCACCGACGACCGGACGCAGAACGCTGTCGCGCGGACCAGCGAGGTGCGCAAGGCCGTGGATCTGCTGTGGCCGGCGATCGATCCGCTGAAGGTCGTCTTCGAGCTGTACGCCGACGCCGAAGTCCTCGCGGCCGCGGCCGAAGGCATCCTCACAGCCGAGGAGCAGGCGGCGATTCTGTGGACAGCGACGCGTCCGAAGGCGCCGCGGTCGGCGGGCACCGCCAAGTGGTCCAGCGCCGACGCGGTCCTCATCGACGAGGCGCACGACCAGCTCGACCGGCTGCCGTCGCTGGCGCACGTGGTGCTCGACGAGGCGCAGGACCTGTCGGCGATGCAGTACCGGGCGGTCGGGCGGCGCTGCTCGACCGGGAGCGTCACGGTGCTCGGGGACATCGCGCAGGGCACCACGCCGTGGGCGACGCCGTCGTGGGCGGAAACGCTGAAGCACCTCGGCAAGCCGGAGGCGGTGATCGAGGAGCTGACGCTCGGCTTCCGCGTGCCCCGCCAGATCATCGACTTCGCGGCCAAGCTCCTCCCCGACGCGGCCCCGGGCCTGCTGCCGCCGACCTCGGTCCGACAGCAGGGCGGCGCGCTGGAGATCGACGCGGTCCCGAGCGAAGCGGACCTCGTCGGCACCATGGTCACGGCGGCGCAGCTCGCGCTGACGCTCCAGGAGGGCTCGATCGGCCTGATCGCCGCCGACGCCCGCGTCGCCGAAGTGGCCGCCGCGCTGAGCGCCGAGGGTGTCGAGCACACAGTTCTGGGCTCGGAGCCCGCCGCCCCGGCCATCGAGGGCGCGACCGAGACCGAGGCGGAACTGGTCGAGTCGCTGCTGGCGGAGACGGTCGGGCCGCGCTTGATCGTGGTGCCGGCGACGCTGGCCAAGGGTCTGGAGTACGACCAGGTACTGGTGCTCGAACCGGCCGAGATCGTCGCCGCCGAGCCCCGCGGGCTGCGGCGGCTGTATGTGGTGCTGACCCGCGCGGTGTCGCGGTTGCATGTGGTGCACAGTGCGGCGCTGCCGGTGCAGCTGACCGGCACCGACTTCTGA
- a CDS encoding antibiotic biosynthesis monooxygenase gives MSTRPAETPEPPYYMVVFASQRLEGDDGYAEAAERMAELVTRQPGFLGADSTRDANGFGITVAYFSDEESIRQWYRHPEHAETRDNGRAKWYQHYAVHVAKVERAYRWDK, from the coding sequence ATGTCCACCCGCCCTGCGGAAACACCCGAGCCGCCGTACTACATGGTCGTATTCGCCTCGCAGCGCCTGGAGGGCGACGATGGCTACGCCGAAGCCGCCGAGCGCATGGCCGAACTGGTGACCCGCCAGCCGGGCTTCCTCGGCGCCGACTCCACGCGCGATGCGAACGGTTTCGGGATCACCGTCGCGTACTTCTCCGACGAGGAGTCGATCCGGCAGTGGTACCGCCATCCCGAGCACGCCGAGACCCGCGACAACGGCCGGGCCAAGTGGTATCAGCACTATGCGGTGCATGTCGCAAAGGTCGAGCGCGCGTACCGCTGGGACAAGTGA
- a CDS encoding copper homeostasis protein CutC, with amino-acid sequence MSDPTPLLEVIAVDADDARAAVAGGADRLELVSSMEYSGFDPSLETFEAIRAAVDVPLRVMVRRRDGFSAGGVQGVAELVHTAEALRRAGADEFVLGWLDPDGTVDVEAVRAVLDALGGAKWTFHKAIDTAPDRAAVYDAIRKMPGLDTVLTSGGFKASGDGTEVLRAEAERERELGGPRVLVGGGLTREALPGLRAAGLNAFHVGTAVRVSGTWDSPVDAEKVAVWRQQLG; translated from the coding sequence ATGTCTGATCCGACGCCCCTGCTGGAAGTCATCGCCGTCGACGCCGACGACGCCCGTGCCGCGGTCGCCGGCGGTGCCGACCGCCTGGAACTGGTCTCGTCGATGGAGTACTCGGGCTTCGACCCGTCGCTGGAGACCTTCGAGGCGATCCGCGCGGCCGTGGACGTTCCGCTGCGGGTGATGGTCCGCCGCCGCGACGGCTTCTCAGCCGGCGGCGTGCAGGGTGTGGCAGAGCTCGTGCACACGGCGGAGGCGCTGCGGCGGGCCGGCGCCGACGAGTTCGTGCTGGGTTGGCTCGATCCGGACGGCACGGTCGACGTCGAGGCGGTCCGCGCGGTTCTGGACGCCCTCGGCGGCGCGAAGTGGACCTTCCACAAGGCGATCGACACCGCCCCCGACCGCGCCGCGGTGTACGACGCGATCCGCAAGATGCCCGGCCTGGACACCGTCCTGACCTCCGGCGGCTTCAAGGCCTCCGGCGACGGCACCGAGGTGCTGCGCGCCGAGGCCGAGCGCGAGCGCGAGCTCGGCGGGCCGCGGGTGCTGGTCGGCGGCGGCCTGACGCGGGAGGCGCTGCCGGGGCTGCGTGCCGCCGGGCTGAACGCGTTCCACGTCGGGACCGCGGTACGGGTGTCAGGGACCTGGGATTCGCCGGTGGACGCGGAGAAGGTCGCGGTCTGGCGCCAGCAGCTGGGGTAG
- a CDS encoding PTS transporter subunit EIIC produces the protein MMSAEVAAAAPKEPGWGSKAFAVLQRIGKSLMLPIATLPAAGLLVRFGQDDMLGRFHNTFLKNVAAVMSTGGNSLLNNLPVIFAIGVAIGFAKKSDGTTAVAAIVGYLVYNAVSMQMFSGSKLKSQVLGLVIKNPDQGVNDPVPAGGLKFGLDMNLPNPTGVLGGILVGIMAALLWQRYYRIKLPTWLAFFGGRRFVPIATAVACLFLGVLMGWIWSPIGQGINDLSTWITRHSSIGLFIYGALNRSLIPFGLHHILNAFPWFQFGTYTNATGTYHGDIARFLNGDPTAGLFMTGFFPIMMFGLPGAALAMWRSALPTKRKVAGSILISAALTSFVTGVTEPLEFSFMFVAPVLYVIHAILTGISMSLMWGLGCKDGFNFSAGLIDFALNWGKATKPWLILIIGPIYFVVYYVLFTFAIKFLDLKTPGREPDPELDELPAVT, from the coding sequence CTGATGAGCGCAGAAGTCGCAGCGGCGGCCCCGAAGGAGCCGGGGTGGGGGAGCAAGGCCTTCGCCGTGCTGCAACGCATCGGCAAGTCCCTGATGCTGCCGATCGCCACGCTTCCCGCCGCCGGTCTTCTGGTCCGCTTCGGGCAGGACGACATGCTCGGGCGCTTCCACAACACGTTCCTGAAGAACGTCGCGGCCGTGATGTCCACCGGCGGCAACTCGTTGCTGAACAACCTCCCGGTGATCTTCGCCATCGGCGTGGCCATCGGCTTCGCCAAGAAGTCCGACGGCACCACCGCGGTCGCCGCCATCGTCGGCTACCTGGTCTACAACGCCGTCTCGATGCAGATGTTCTCCGGCTCCAAACTCAAGTCCCAGGTCCTCGGTCTGGTGATCAAGAATCCGGACCAGGGCGTGAACGACCCGGTCCCGGCCGGCGGCCTGAAGTTCGGCCTGGACATGAACCTGCCGAACCCCACCGGCGTGCTCGGCGGGATCCTGGTCGGCATCATGGCCGCGCTGCTGTGGCAGCGGTACTACCGGATCAAGCTGCCCACCTGGCTGGCGTTCTTCGGGGGCCGGCGCTTCGTGCCCATCGCCACGGCCGTGGCCTGCCTGTTCCTGGGCGTGCTGATGGGCTGGATCTGGTCCCCGATCGGCCAGGGCATCAACGACCTGTCGACGTGGATCACCCGGCACAGCTCGATCGGGCTGTTCATCTACGGCGCGTTGAACAGGTCCCTGATTCCCTTCGGCCTGCACCACATCCTGAACGCCTTCCCGTGGTTCCAGTTCGGCACGTACACCAACGCCACCGGCACCTACCACGGCGACATCGCGCGCTTCCTGAACGGCGACCCGACCGCCGGCCTGTTCATGACCGGCTTCTTCCCGATCATGATGTTCGGCTTGCCCGGCGCGGCCCTGGCGATGTGGCGCTCGGCGCTGCCGACCAAGCGCAAGGTGGCCGGCTCGATCCTGATCTCGGCGGCGCTGACCTCGTTCGTCACGGGGGTCACCGAGCCGCTGGAGTTCTCGTTCATGTTCGTGGCGCCGGTGCTGTACGTGATCCATGCGATCCTCACCGGCATTTCGATGTCGCTGATGTGGGGGCTGGGATGCAAGGACGGGTTCAACTTCTCGGCCGGCCTCATCGACTTCGCGCTGAACTGGGGGAAGGCGACGAAACCGTGGCTGATCCTGATCATCGGGCCGATCTACTTCGTGGTGTACTACGTGCTTTTCACGTTCGCGATCAAGTTCTTGGACCTGAAGACACCCGGGCGGGAGCCTGATCCCGAGTTGGACGAGTTACCGGCGGTGACTTAG